The following DNA comes from Janthinobacterium sp. TB1-E2.
CTGGCCCTGGCCGTGCTCTTTTTACCGTTCCTGCTGTTTGAACTGGCCGTGCAAGGCGCGCATACGCCATTGACGGAACACATGCGCCAATGCCTGGCCTTCCTCGTCATGGGCGCATATTTCATCCATCAGTGGAGCCGCGAAGGACAAACCCTGGCCATGAAGACGTGGCGCCTGAAAGTCGTGCTGCCGGGCCACGCCCACGTGCCGCTGCGCGTGGCCGCCTACCGCTACGTCCTGTCATGGATGTGGCTGCTGCCCGCGCTCGTGGCGGCGTATGCCTTCGACCTGCAGCACTGGACGGCCCTGGGCGCCATCGGCGTGGGCATCCTGGCCTGGTCCAGCACGGCCCTGTTCACGGGCAATGGTCAATTCCTGCACGACAAGCT
Coding sequences within:
- a CDS encoding RDD family protein, whose product is MSNSTPAASITSHPTIKRRLISMVYESLLALAVLFLPFLLFELAVQGAHTPLTEHMRQCLAFLVMGAYFIHQWSREGQTLAMKTWRLKVVLPGHAHVPLRVAAYRYVLSWMWLLPALVAAYAFDLQHWTALGAIGVGILAWSSTALFTGNGQFLHDKLAGTQILQLPAPAKKSKKVAA